A genomic stretch from Asterias rubens chromosome 7, eAstRub1.3, whole genome shotgun sequence includes:
- the LOC117292113 gene encoding AP-5 complex subunit zeta-1-like → MTAVVEKCISRARNKTKLELDAFYDGLLNILSSSQPSDKDKGDCLNDLRRLLFYLTCTKHRRRLPQHLVDKLKCLMTEKDHVILGGVKGSILCSAILQEYAPTEQVVIETFNPPVYLKQVPFILPVLMNQGDIVGHTEMLVSHMVRWVSTVGFDADVQARALGCLVSLATLNRSLLSGEQVYVVSSQISDWLTQASINQAPNPNTRQSKSKKTEQVTEIDGSACQEFFTFLSLSQYYSQDQLLNIHSFSCLRSWLLTTHFSSTEGNLTPSSSGSGSSGALSPESSRSQLMTSGSFATKARQVLVDKACEYGLRVIDQCERRPLKTQDQDLIQASLIEAVSLLDVLCSLDSALVAKIFPAIKGLYSHLSEDYLYPRVLLTLLQFFIHHIEMVVYEPMPAFEHFFGEILATRYNDPSVAFDTVMFCQENLHKLCMETDILEKFFPNLLKILAWNPRTFLTEFLDIVPAMISPRTTIEMLHLLLDLPCKTIALEASQQSQRLVTQQSSDNYLMPEPNVRLSACVDAYKNPKHKPWFNFILRRQSGQGDTISKLGFLHQLLSDTSSYPRVVPVSQAVPLLLRLYFQTVLSNADNALLCQLVPVMLERAGLLFGIPSFRKEVHKVLAEELLALFKQCPSLIMDLKSELLDFIGALRNIDNKEDFFAHVVWIVGDYTSTAYDSRCNTQVIIKFYEALETLLYEVSALVQSSSIGRIPYSARLLTVCMTALAKLASRCQDLIPRVLLCLTKVSQQQMRSCIEDEQKKALMDRASELIDVLKLPDVASAILSPACEIEDGHWHQDVNTSVPSLLQSIYHIVQHGI, encoded by the exons GAATAAAACCAAGTTGGAGCTAGATGCATTTTACGACGGCCTCCTTAACATACTAAGCTCTTCCCAACCATCAGACAAGGACAAGGGCGACTGCTTGAATGACCTGCGAAGGCTGTTGTTTTATCTCACATGCACGAAGCATAGGAGAAG GTTACCACAGCACCTTGTCGACAAACTAAAATGTCTTATGACCGAGAAGGATCATGTGATATTGGGCGGCGTCAAAGGCTCCATTCTGTGCAGTGCCATCTTGCAGGAATACGCACCGACAGAGCAAGTTGTTATCGAGACTTTCAATCCACCTGTTTACTTGAAACAGGTGCCATTCATCTTACCTGTGCTGATGAATCAA GGTGACATTGTTGGCCATACGGAGATGTTAGTTTCACACATGGTTCGTTGGGTTTCTACTGTTGGCTTTGATGCAGATGTACAGGCCAGAGCTCTTGGGTGTCTGGTTAGCTTAGCAACTCTCAACAGATCTCTTCTATCTGGAG agCAGGTTTATGTGGTGAGTTCTCAGATCAGCGACTGGTTAACACAGGCCAGCATCAACCAGGCTCCTAACCCAAACACAAGACAGTCAAAGTCTAAGAAAACGGAGCAG GTCACAGAGATTGACGGGTCCGCCTGCCAGGAGTTCTTCACCTTCCTCAGTCTGAGCCAGTACTACTCCCAAGACCAACTCCTAAACATTCACAGCTTCTCCTGTCTGCGTTCCTGGCTCCTCACCACTCACTTCTCCTCAACGGAGGGGAACCTCACCCCATCCAGTAGCGGGTCAGGGTCGTCGGGTGCATTGTCGCCGGAGTCATCGAGGTCCCAGCTCATGACCTCGGGGAGCTTTGCAACTAAAGCTAGACAGGTGTTGGTAGACAAGGCCTGCGAGTACGGCTTGAGAGTCATTGATCAGTGCGAGAGAA GACCATTAAAGACTCAGGATCAAGATCTGATTCAAGCG TCGTTGATAGAAGCAGTGTCGTTGTTGGACGTGCTTTGTAGTCTGGACAGCGCCCTCGTAGCCAAGATCTTCCCAGCCATCAAAGGATTGTACAGCCATCTGAGTGAAGACTACCTCTACCCCAGGGTTCTACTTACACTCCTGCAATTCTTCATTCACCATA TTGAGATGGTAGTGTATGAACCAATGCCTGCTTTTGAGCATTTCTTTGGCGAGATCTTGGCCACACGCTACAATGACCCGTCCGTTGCCTTCGACACAGTCATGTTCTGTCAAGAAAATCTGCACAAACTTTGCATGGAGACAGATATTCTGGAGAAGTTCTTCCCAAATTTATTGAAG ATTTTAGCTTGGAATCCTCGCACATTTCTGACCGAGTTTCTGGACATAGTACCCGCCATGATCTCACCACGGACTACAATCgaa ATGCTCCACTTATTACTAGACCTTCCCTGTAAGACCATCGCCCTGGAGGCCAGCCAGCAATCGCAACGTCTCGTCACCCAGCAGTCCTCCGATAACTACCTCATGCCTGAGCCTAACGTCAGACTGTCGGCTTGTGTGGATGCTTACAAGAACCCAAAGCATAAACCGTGGTTTAACTTCATCCTCCGTCGACAGAGCGGACAGGGGGACACAATAAGCAA GCTTGGATTCTTACATCAGCTGTTGTCAGATACCTCCTCCTATCCTAGAGTTGTACCCGTCTCCCAGGCAGTGCCACTCCTTCTGAG ACTCTATTTCCAGACGGTTCTTTCCAATGCCGACAATGCACTCCTTTGTCAGCTTGTCCCTGTCATGTTGGAAAGGGCGGGTCTTCTGTTTGGAATCCCATCATTTAGGAAGGAAGTACACAA GGTCTTGGCTGAGGAGTTGCTGGCATTATTTAAGCAATGCCCATCTCTCATCATGGACCTCAAGTCTGAACTCCTTGACTTCATCGGCGCTCTGAGAAACATCGATAATAAGGAGGACTTCTTTGCCCATGTG GTATGGATAGTTGGCGACTACACATCTACTGCCTATGATAGCAGATGCAATACGCAAGTCATTATTAAATTTTATGAG GCTCTTGAGACACTGTTGTATGAAGTGTCTGCCCTGGTTCAATCTTCTAGCATTGGACGCATTCCTTACTCCGCGAGACTCTTAACAGTCTGCATGACAGCACTAGCTAAG CTTGCCTCACGTTGCCAAGACCTGATCCCGCGGGTCCTTCTCTGCCTCACCAAGGTCTCCCAGCAACAGATGAGGAGCTGTATCGAAGACGAGCAAAAGAAGGCCCTAATGGATAGGGCCAGTGAGCTCATCGATGTCCTCAAATTGCCAGA TGTTGCGTCGGCCATTTTGAGTCCAGCATGTGAGATTGAAGATGGACATTGGCATCAAGATGTTAACACCTCAGTTCCTTCACTACTTCAATCCATCTATCATATCGTTCAACATGGAATTTAA